The following is a genomic window from Thunnus maccoyii chromosome 13, fThuMac1.1, whole genome shotgun sequence.
TTGTCAGTCAAACATagctcagacagacaggagtaaAGATGTTAGCTCCCCCTTCAAAGGGTTAAAATAAAGACTATAACAACACTGTGTATGATAAAGCGCCTTCATCATATAGTAGTTAAATAATCCTTTAGGGAAGCCTCATAGCCATTAAACATCAGTTCTACTTATGTGTCCTTGAGCTGAACACTGAATCTCTCAAGAGGGCCTGTCCATAGACGACACAGCCTGGAGGAGTGCCAGCagtaaagggtcagttcacaaaaattacaaaaataatcacTTTTCCACTTACCCCTGGTGGTATTTTACCACaaagatagttttggttttttctGACAGGATTTCTGACACCAACGCAACGGATGTGACtggaatttaatttgtggtgctcaatgattgtaaatattgtttgaaaaatgtgtatGAACTCACTCTTTGAGTTAAACCCAACCACAAAATGCACGTTTAAACATTCATAGAACTagatttttctttaaaggatgggttttccaagtctgtctcaaAGCAACAGTCAGCAGCAAGAATAACATTGAAACATGtgtttcttgttgtaatcattcctgctgttcataatgcacttacaatctAAGTGAtaggggccaaaatccacagtcctccttctgtgcaaaaatttaagtttatctgaagataatatgacaCTTCAGCCGTCCAGATTAATCAAATCATGTAGATATCTTTCAgcattagtctttttagtgccaaaatccCTTTTTGTTACGATATTTCcccgcagctcaacaaggaaacactgtcagaggaaacacaaagagggaatttgatgctaaaaagactgtaaatgtggcagatatccactaGATATGAcgaactcagactgctgaagcctcatataagcttcaaatcaacttttaaatgtacttttgcacaaaatgactgtgtggactcactgtggatttttgcctccatcacttacattgaaagcacatttgaaggagatcttttaagtcaggatgaacaggaggaatgattacagcgaggaaaacctctttcactgctcatttgggcacttgactgttgttttaagacagattctAACAATATTACACTTTGGCACATCCTAGTGGCCAGGTGCATTACACACAGAAAATCCCGCTTTGGGTGTCAGTCAgatattgaaaatgaaaaacaaacattccaCAGGAATCACTGAGCCTTTATGTAACAGTACTACTAAAGATCGTTGGAAAACACAAGAATAAACAAATCAGCATGATGCTTGGAAACTGTTTAATAAAACTCCGTAAATTTAAGCCTATACATCTGACAATTCTACactatgaataaataaaacgttTTATCACAAAGGACAGTAAGTGGCATACATTAACATTTCCcattgtaaaaatacagtacttATTTCAAAACTACCTGTGTAGTATTCCAATTTAAATATCTAAATTTAATACAAGTGATTTATTCAAACTATAACAAATGGTCTAAAGtgcaaaaaaagtgtttgtcaaaaacaatcaatattcaagctataaaaatgtttaaaaaacattggTCATATTAAAGTTGTCTCCAGCTGTAATGTCCAGTGTGAACAATAAGCACCATGATTCCTAACTGTTAACAATGTGCCAGATTTTGGTTTGTGTTCCAGTATCCAGGTCCTCCTCTATAGCCAGGAGGGACCCACAGATTATGCCTTATAGTGTGTGGGGCTCTGCTGCGAGGCCTGAAGCCGTAGTGAGGCTGTGGGAGGATGTGAGGATGTTTCCCTGGTACCATTCTATTGGGATTCCACGTGGGAGCAGCTGGATTCAtcgcctaaaaaaaaaaaaaaaaaaaaacaacaaaagaaggaaaaattaataaaagcaaCCATCAACTGCAACACAAACAATCCTTGCCTCAGGTGCTCGGCTTCCAATTATTGAAAAAGCAccaaatgttaatgttaactAAAAAGAATCTCATCTGGAacctcaaacaacacaaacaatatcACAACCAGTGGCCATAAAGCAGAACAAAGCACAGCTACTTTAAAAGGTTCTTTTAAAACTGGttatttttaagtaattttGCCTTCATTGCCAGACCTGCATGGAATACTTAGTCTTAGGAATTATAAATTTGATTATGCAATACCTTGTAAGCACAGCGGCTGTTGGGGACAGTAAGGGGAGAAGTGCGTGTGCTCTCCTCATCGGATGAAGAACCGGAATGGTAATCTGACGTAACCCTCTCCAAAGCACTGGTCACCTTCTTTGCAACATCTTTGTCTTCCTTGTCATCACTAGAGAAACTGGCCACTGAGAAGGAAGGATTTTGCTCTCCATACCTAACAATgggaaaagagggaaaacacatcaatattttatgtctttttaggACAAAGTGTTGTGACTTTGAATGCTAAAACCATAATTGTTATCCTTGTTGAATCACCAACTTTTGTTTCAGGTATACACATTAAATTCACTTAAAGTCTCACCTGCAACACACCTCCCCAGGGTCCACCCACAATGTGAGTTCACGGGGCAGTCCCAGGTCACAGTACTGAACCCCACTCTCCTGGCAGGCCCGAAGGAGCTCTGGATCCTGCCTGTGGAACCTGTTCACTCGAATACACCTGCAAACCACACAAAACTGACATCAGTTTAAAACAGTCAACAGCAATGGAAAGTCAGTCATAATCAAAGTTGTCTTGGCTGTAATGTTATTGAAGGATTAGTTATGCTAAAAGCTTCCCTGAATATTGCAGAGAATCCCTAGAAATAGTTGTTTAACAATagctaaaatgtcaaaacaaaaaaacaaaacaaaacaagcaaacaaaaaacaaacaaaaagacaaagagcagCACCTGTATGCCTGTCCTTTGCTGGGGTTGTCAGGGTACCAGTGCCCCTTGAACTTCTCCTGCAGTGCAACAGCCAGCCTCTCAACAAACAGCTCAATCTTGTGCGATTCCAACTTCTCCGCCTTTTTCACAAGCCTCTTCAGGAAGAATACCACAGCTGCTATTTCTCTCCTCATATTTCACAAATGTGTCATCACGTTCAGGCAGcgtctgtaaataaatgaacttTGGTCAGACAAGAAGCAATAACCTAGTGTTTGtgacatttgaagaaaaaaaagacatgaacaAGTCTATGGTAAGACGCTGGTTAATAAAATGTAACACTCTTTCATACTAATGTCTTTGTAAGGCCAGCAGCACGAATGCTCTTCGATATAATTTATAAAAAGACTTATAGTAgccacattttctgtttcctatTGAGGTATGAACCTCTTCATATCTCAGCTGAAAGCAGCACTGCAGTTATCCATGCGACTTAAAACTTCTGAAACCTCTTGACACAAAAGATATGACTGCCCTGAAGGTTTATAAACGGGTCT
Proteins encoded in this region:
- the btg3 gene encoding protein BTG3 yields the protein MRREIAAVVFFLKRLVKKAEKLESHKIELFVERLAVALQEKFKGHWYPDNPSKGQAYRCIRVNRFHRQDPELLRACQESGVQYCDLGLPRELTLWVDPGEVCCRYGEQNPSFSVASFSSDDKEDKDVAKKVTSALERVTSDYHSGSSSDEESTRTSPLTVPNSRCAYKAMNPAAPTWNPNRMVPGKHPHILPQPHYGFRPRSRAPHTIRHNLWVPPGYRGGPGYWNTNQNLAHC